The proteins below are encoded in one region of Paenibacillus albus:
- the amaP gene encoding alkaline shock response membrane anchor protein AmaP: MIRVLDKFLLFLYSLAIGAVAVIAFSAGMYWFPEEWLSNLVHNLYSGDYDWLQATVLVVSAIVFLISLRFFYVSLKRSNASTPSIDQRTEFGDIRISLETVENLALKAASRQRGVKELKARIRISEAGIEVSLRAIADGESSIPVLTEEIQRAVKSHVEEITGIPVAGVSVFVANIIQTANFKSRVE, encoded by the coding sequence TTGATTAGAGTGCTCGACAAGTTTCTATTGTTCTTATACAGCTTGGCGATCGGTGCGGTGGCTGTCATTGCTTTTAGTGCAGGCATGTACTGGTTCCCAGAAGAGTGGCTGAGCAATCTTGTACATAATTTATACAGCGGCGATTATGACTGGCTGCAAGCAACCGTACTAGTCGTTTCCGCGATCGTATTTCTTATTAGCCTGCGGTTCTTCTATGTGTCGCTTAAGCGCAGCAATGCATCGACGCCTTCCATTGATCAACGGACTGAATTCGGCGACATTCGCATCTCGCTTGAGACGGTGGAGAATCTGGCTCTCAAAGCCGCCAGCCGCCAGCGTGGCGTGAAGGAACTGAAAGCACGTATTCGAATTAGCGAGGCTGGCATTGAAGTGTCGCTGCGCGCCATTGCTGATGGTGAGAGCTCGATTCCGGTTCTTACGGAAGAAATACAGCGTGCCGTCAAATCCCATGTGGAAGAGATTACAGGTATTCCTGTAGCAGGCGTTTCTGTATTCGTAGCTAATATCATCCAAACCGCGAACTTTAAAAGTCGCGTAGAATAG
- the spoIIIAA gene encoding stage III sporulation protein AA — protein sequence MLKKVLHLLPSELAYVLCRIPERVQDVIEEIRIREDRPLEISTSQGFWFVSATGKLLAKPEEAYKPAPELCRKMQERVTNHSLYAMEEELRRGYITVAGGHRIGLAGRTILEQGHVRGIRDIAAFNVRIAREVIGAAAGLLPKLVDLQKQTMHSALIIAPPQQGKTTLVRDLARAVSSGAWGHPAASDWPGRKVGIVDERSEIAACVKGVPTFNVGPRTDVMDACPKAEGMMMMLRSMSPEIIIVDEIGREEDGAAILDASHAGVAVIATAHANDLEDARGRPLLCKLLEAGAFQYIVELRRSGGSLMSRVLPAASARRTPAAREPTEVKGGGASG from the coding sequence ATGCTGAAGAAAGTGCTGCATTTGCTGCCTTCCGAGCTGGCTTATGTGCTATGCCGAATTCCGGAGAGGGTACAAGACGTCATCGAAGAGATTCGCATCCGAGAAGACAGGCCGCTTGAAATTAGTACGAGCCAGGGCTTCTGGTTCGTATCCGCAACTGGAAAGCTGCTCGCGAAGCCGGAGGAAGCGTACAAGCCAGCCCCGGAATTGTGCCGCAAAATGCAAGAGCGAGTAACCAATCATTCGCTCTACGCGATGGAGGAAGAGCTCCGCCGCGGCTATATCACAGTCGCAGGCGGTCATCGGATCGGACTAGCTGGCAGAACGATTCTCGAGCAAGGCCATGTTCGCGGCATCCGAGATATCGCAGCATTCAATGTGCGGATCGCTAGAGAAGTAATCGGCGCTGCGGCAGGGCTGCTGCCAAAGCTCGTTGATCTTCAGAAACAGACGATGCACTCAGCGCTGATCATCGCACCGCCGCAGCAAGGAAAAACAACACTCGTGCGAGATCTGGCAAGGGCGGTCAGCAGCGGTGCCTGGGGTCATCCTGCTGCATCGGACTGGCCTGGCCGCAAAGTCGGCATTGTCGATGAACGGTCGGAAATCGCAGCCTGCGTCAAAGGTGTTCCAACGTTTAATGTCGGACCTCGGACGGATGTCATGGATGCCTGCCCCAAAGCGGAAGGGATGATGATGATGCTTCGCTCTATGTCACCGGAAATTATTATCGTCGATGAGATCGGCCGCGAAGAGGACGGCGCAGCCATTCTGGACGCCAGCCACGCAGGCGTGGCCGTAATAGCAACCGCTCATGCGAATGACCTGGAGGATGCAAGGGGGCGTCCGCTGCTCTGCAAGCTGCTCGAGGCGGGAGCCTTCCAGTACATCGTCGAGCTTCGGCGAAGCGGGGGAAGCCTCATGAGCAGAGTACTGCCGGCCGCTTCAGCAAGGCGAACGCCGGCGGCGCGTGAGCCTACAGAAGTGAAGGGAGGCGGCGCGAGTGGTTAA
- the spoIIIAE gene encoding stage III sporulation protein AE, whose translation MRRWFIRNAMLVAVVLLSILTLLPVAAIAAGAEPGDPTVQSEQSAASKPDTDNNASDVNAALANQQLQGMNTEAVEDYWNKLMKEYSGFFPDNKVPSFAEMVMPGGEGLKLTTVLSGLMRYVLHEILYNGKLLVTIVILTVFSMMLETMQTAFERNTVSKVAYSITYMVMIVLAVNSFNVAIGYAKDAITGMIQFMLAMVPLLLTLLATMGSVVTVSVLHPLIVFMINAVGSIIYTVVFPLLFFSAVLHIASAVSDKFKVTQLANVLRNFSVGLMGIMLTVFLGVISVQGATGSVTDGVTMRTAKFITGNFVPVIGRTFSDAADTVMSASLLVKNAIGIAGVVIILFLCAFPAVKIMTLALIYNVSAAIMQPLGDSPIVACLQTIGKTLVYVFAALAAVGLMFFLAITIVLTAGNAAVMIR comes from the coding sequence ATGAGGCGTTGGTTCATCCGTAACGCGATGCTCGTTGCCGTTGTTCTGTTGTCCATTCTCACTCTTCTGCCCGTTGCGGCAATAGCTGCGGGGGCAGAGCCGGGGGACCCAACGGTACAGTCGGAACAATCGGCGGCATCGAAGCCGGATACCGATAACAACGCATCGGATGTGAATGCTGCGCTTGCGAATCAACAGCTGCAGGGCATGAACACGGAAGCGGTTGAGGATTACTGGAACAAGCTGATGAAAGAGTACAGCGGCTTCTTCCCGGATAACAAGGTGCCAAGCTTTGCTGAGATGGTCATGCCAGGCGGCGAAGGACTGAAGCTGACGACGGTACTCTCGGGTTTGATGCGGTACGTGCTGCACGAAATCCTTTACAATGGCAAGCTGCTAGTAACGATCGTTATTCTAACCGTATTCAGCATGATGCTGGAGACGATGCAAACCGCGTTCGAACGCAATACGGTGAGCAAAGTGGCTTACAGCATCACTTATATGGTCATGATCGTGCTTGCGGTCAATAGCTTCAATGTGGCAATCGGCTACGCAAAGGATGCCATCACTGGAATGATTCAGTTCATGCTTGCGATGGTGCCGTTGCTGCTGACGCTGCTAGCTACAATGGGAAGTGTCGTTACTGTATCGGTGCTGCACCCGCTCATTGTCTTCATGATTAACGCGGTTGGCTCCATCATCTACACGGTTGTCTTTCCGCTTCTGTTCTTCTCGGCAGTGCTCCATATCGCAAGCGCCGTTTCTGATAAGTTCAAAGTTACGCAGCTCGCGAATGTGCTTCGAAATTTCAGCGTCGGGCTTATGGGCATCATGCTGACCGTGTTTCTAGGCGTCATCTCGGTGCAGGGAGCGACAGGCTCGGTTACAGACGGCGTAACGATGCGGACAGCGAAATTCATTACAGGCAACTTCGTGCCGGTCATTGGACGAACCTTCTCCGATGCCGCTGATACGGTGATGTCAGCCTCACTGCTTGTCAAGAATGCGATCGGGATTGCCGGCGTCGTTATTATTTTGTTCCTCTGTGCATTCCCTGCCGTGAAGATTATGACGCTTGCTCTCATCTACAACGTATCAGCCGCCATCATGCAGCCGCTCGGTGATAGTCCAATTGTGGCCTGCTTGCAGACGATTGGCAAAACGCTCGTGTATGTCTTCGCTGCGCTCGCCGCAGTCGGACTGATGTTCTTCCTGGCCATCACGATCGTGCTTACAGCAGGCAATGCGGCGGTCATGATCAGGTGA
- the spoIIIAF gene encoding stage III sporulation protein AF, whose translation MLNWLAVWLQQIIAVVLLAGFIDLLLPNKAMQRYVRLVAGLIILLTILTPIIRLLQGDFSARLDQQVDNWFQSTNDNQFHMPTLEDIQDNAKKLQEQQQASALALVEQRLGSSMKESITEATGLQVAAVGVKLTTTDKVEQAQIESIVVTLSKQVPESESQKEDGSTATGDSGSANEVKPVDEVEAIEVTVQPMTDPSSNSAGSTSSNQEVQPAGTEASNAVKEVLRQGWSVNAKRIEVMQQQADAEAGQ comes from the coding sequence ATGCTGAACTGGCTTGCCGTATGGCTTCAGCAGATTATCGCGGTTGTGCTGCTGGCAGGCTTTATCGACCTGCTGCTTCCGAACAAAGCGATGCAGCGCTACGTGAGGCTCGTCGCGGGGCTGATCATTTTGCTGACCATCTTAACGCCGATCATCCGGCTGCTCCAAGGCGACTTTAGTGCCAGGCTGGATCAGCAGGTGGATAACTGGTTTCAATCGACGAACGACAATCAGTTCCACATGCCGACGCTGGAAGATATTCAAGATAATGCAAAGAAGCTGCAGGAGCAGCAGCAAGCTTCTGCCTTGGCGCTAGTGGAGCAGAGATTAGGCTCGTCGATGAAAGAAAGCATCACGGAAGCTACCGGCTTACAAGTGGCGGCGGTAGGCGTGAAACTAACGACTACTGACAAGGTAGAACAGGCGCAAATTGAGTCGATCGTGGTGACTCTTTCGAAGCAGGTGCCAGAGTCGGAGTCGCAGAAGGAAGATGGCTCCACAGCGACTGGGGATTCTGGTTCGGCGAATGAAGTGAAGCCGGTCGATGAGGTTGAAGCGATTGAAGTAACGGTGCAGCCGATGACAGATCCATCATCGAATTCGGCAGGCTCTACCTCGAGCAATCAGGAAGTGCAGCCGGCTGGCACCGAAGCGTCGAACGCAGTGAAGGAAGTGCTCCGGCAAGGCTGGAGCGTGAACGCGAAACGAATCGAAGTGATGCAGCAGCAAGCGGATGCAGAAGCGGGACAGTAG
- the accC gene encoding acetyl-CoA carboxylase biotin carboxylase subunit: MKFNKILIANRGEIAVRIIRACRELGIQTVAVYSEADRESLHVRLADEAYCIGPVASKDSYLNLTNIMSVATLTDCDAIHPGYGFLAENADFAEICESCNVTFIGPSPGAISKMGDKAVAKLTMKQADVPIIPGSDGLVEDMDDAIRVAREIGYPVIIKATAGGGGKGIRIAENEENLISQITTAQQEAQKAFGNAGVYLEKYLTGMKHVEIQIMADKHGNAVHLFERDCSVQRRRQKLVEEAPCPVLSPALRERMGQAAVRAALAVNYSGAGTLEFLLGPDGNFYFMEMNTRIQVEHPVTELITGVDLIKEMISVAEGNELSFKQEDLKINGWSIECRINAEDSERGFMPSPGTIQFYLPPGGLGVRVDSGAYPGYTISPYYDSMIAKLIVWGATREDAIARMKRALAEFAIDGIKTTIPFHMKLLNHPKFLKGNFDIKFLEENDINNPVE, encoded by the coding sequence ATGAAATTCAACAAAATTTTGATTGCAAATCGTGGCGAGATAGCCGTACGTATTATTCGCGCTTGCCGCGAGCTCGGAATTCAAACGGTTGCAGTTTACTCTGAAGCCGACCGTGAGTCGCTTCACGTGCGTCTTGCAGACGAAGCTTATTGCATCGGGCCTGTGGCGTCTAAGGACAGCTACTTGAACCTGACGAATATTATGAGCGTTGCAACGTTGACAGATTGCGATGCTATCCATCCGGGCTACGGCTTCTTGGCGGAGAATGCGGATTTCGCAGAAATTTGCGAATCCTGTAACGTGACCTTTATCGGTCCTTCCCCTGGGGCAATTAGTAAAATGGGGGATAAAGCAGTTGCGAAGCTGACGATGAAGCAAGCGGATGTGCCTATTATTCCCGGTTCAGATGGTCTCGTTGAAGATATGGACGATGCGATTCGCGTCGCTCGTGAGATCGGATATCCGGTTATTATTAAAGCAACTGCAGGCGGAGGCGGCAAAGGCATCCGGATTGCAGAGAACGAAGAAAACCTTATTTCGCAAATTACGACGGCTCAGCAGGAAGCGCAGAAGGCTTTCGGCAACGCTGGCGTTTACCTAGAGAAATACTTGACGGGCATGAAGCACGTTGAAATTCAGATTATGGCCGACAAGCACGGCAACGCCGTTCACTTGTTCGAGCGTGACTGCTCCGTGCAGCGCCGCCGCCAGAAGCTTGTTGAAGAAGCTCCATGTCCGGTTCTTAGCCCGGCGCTTCGTGAGCGTATGGGCCAAGCTGCAGTACGTGCAGCGCTTGCTGTTAATTACTCCGGTGCTGGTACGCTTGAGTTCCTGCTTGGACCAGACGGCAACTTCTACTTCATGGAGATGAACACTCGTATTCAGGTTGAACACCCTGTAACCGAATTGATTACAGGCGTTGACTTGATCAAAGAGATGATCTCCGTTGCGGAAGGCAACGAGCTTTCCTTTAAGCAAGAGGATCTGAAGATTAACGGCTGGTCGATTGAATGCCGTATTAACGCGGAAGATTCCGAGCGTGGCTTTATGCCGTCTCCAGGGACGATTCAGTTCTACCTGCCGCCAGGCGGTCTGGGTGTACGTGTCGATAGCGGCGCGTATCCGGGCTACACGATTTCCCCGTACTATGATTCGATGATCGCGAAGCTGATCGTCTGGGGAGCAACGCGCGAAGATGCGATTGCCCGGATGAAGCGGGCGCTTGCCGAATTTGCCATTGATGGCATTAAGACGACGATTCCGTTCCATATGAAGCTTCTCAACCATCCGAAATTCCTCAAAGGCAATTTCGATATTAAGTTCTTAGAGGAGAATGACATCAACAATCCTGTTGAATAA
- the nusB gene encoding transcription antitermination factor NusB, which produces MKRRLAREIVVQSLYHMEMNEEATAASAVDMLVDEVQEENEIEADAADVHRIDEYVREMVQGVLERKSAIDDMLQHYLTGWQVDRLSRVDRQILRLACYELVFRDDVPPKAIINEAIELAKHFGTDESGKFVNGVLGRLLHALDELKPKA; this is translated from the coding sequence ATGAAACGTAGGTTAGCGCGGGAAATTGTGGTACAGAGCTTGTACCATATGGAAATGAATGAGGAAGCAACAGCAGCATCGGCCGTAGATATGCTGGTGGATGAAGTGCAGGAAGAGAATGAGATCGAAGCGGACGCAGCGGACGTTCACCGCATCGATGAATATGTGCGCGAGATGGTACAAGGCGTGCTTGAGCGCAAATCAGCGATTGATGATATGCTGCAGCACTATTTGACAGGCTGGCAAGTGGATCGTCTGTCGCGTGTTGACCGGCAAATTCTGCGCCTTGCTTGCTACGAGCTCGTGTTCCGGGATGATGTACCGCCGAAAGCGATTATCAATGAAGCGATCGAGCTGGCGAAGCATTTTGGTACGGACGAGTCCGGCAAGTTCGTTAACGGTGTTCTTGGCAGGCTGCTGCACGCGCTTGATGAGCTCAAACCGAAGGCGTAA
- a CDS encoding Asp23/Gls24 family envelope stress response protein has translation MSTLAADYEKTDMGTIQIAPEVIEIIAGLATIEVRGVAGMSGGFAGGIAELLGRKNLSKGVKVEVGQREAAVDVSIIVEYGNRIPEIAANIQNNVKRSIEMMTGLHVVEVNVHIHDVHFKTTEKLEEDEIATRVK, from the coding sequence ATGAGTACGTTAGCAGCGGACTATGAGAAAACTGACATGGGCACTATTCAAATCGCACCCGAAGTGATTGAGATCATTGCTGGACTTGCGACAATTGAGGTTAGAGGTGTAGCAGGCATGAGCGGCGGTTTCGCCGGCGGTATTGCAGAGCTTCTCGGCCGGAAAAACTTGTCCAAAGGTGTAAAGGTTGAAGTTGGGCAGCGTGAGGCAGCAGTCGATGTCTCCATCATTGTGGAATACGGCAACCGTATCCCAGAGATTGCGGCTAATATTCAGAACAACGTGAAGCGTTCCATCGAAATGATGACAGGTCTCCATGTTGTTGAAGTGAATGTTCATATCCATGATGTTCATTTCAAAACAACGGAGAAGCTGGAAGAAGATGAGATCGCTACTCGAGTAAAGTAG
- the spoIIIAB gene encoding stage III sporulation protein SpoIIIAB — protein sequence MVKLIGAALILFAGTMIGFVQASRFLSRPNQIRQLIYALTRLETEIGYGFTPLPEAIGRSSAMVQEPAAGMLREVKRRLDDHAELTFRECWEQAAVEIWPNTAMRQSEQAVLMRLGSTLGISDREDQIKHLKLAMQQLHAEEDIAREDASRFAKMWKSLGVLTALLVVILIF from the coding sequence GTGGTTAAGCTGATTGGAGCTGCGCTCATTCTCTTCGCTGGCACGATGATCGGGTTCGTACAAGCTTCGCGCTTTCTCTCGCGCCCGAATCAGATTCGCCAACTGATCTATGCGCTTACGCGGCTGGAGACCGAAATCGGATACGGCTTCACGCCGCTCCCGGAAGCGATCGGCCGCAGCAGTGCGATGGTGCAGGAGCCTGCTGCTGGGATGCTCCGCGAGGTGAAGCGCAGGCTGGACGACCACGCAGAGCTCACCTTCCGCGAATGCTGGGAGCAAGCGGCGGTAGAGATTTGGCCGAATACCGCAATGCGACAGTCGGAACAGGCTGTGCTTATGAGGCTCGGTTCTACGCTCGGCATCAGCGACAGGGAAGATCAGATCAAGCATTTGAAGCTCGCGATGCAGCAGCTGCATGCAGAAGAAGACATCGCACGAGAAGATGCTTCGCGCTTTGCGAAAATGTGGAAGAGTCTTGGCGTACTCACTGCTCTACTCGTCGTCATTTTGATTTTTTAG
- a CDS encoding YqhV family protein produces MLNKIVMTMATIRIFSGSLEILAALLMLRLNQIDKALIVNSSLAFVGPLVLISTTTIGLVGLSDKISFGKMLWIVGGVACILTGVLKK; encoded by the coding sequence ATGCTGAACAAAATCGTAATGACCATGGCGACGATCCGAATTTTCTCCGGCTCGCTTGAAATTTTGGCGGCACTGCTCATGCTGCGACTGAATCAGATTGATAAGGCTCTAATTGTCAACTCATCATTGGCGTTTGTCGGACCGCTTGTGCTTATCTCCACGACAACAATCGGCCTGGTCGGGCTATCGGACAAAATATCGTTTGGCAAAATGCTGTGGATTGTAGGCGGTGTCGCGTGCATTTTAACAGGGGTGCTGAAGAAGTAG
- the accB gene encoding acetyl-CoA carboxylase biotin carboxyl carrier protein yields MFKLSEIKELIKLVDGTSVHELEIENDGARLMIRKPGKTEVVNVQAASVVPTYTQAIQPQLNAPAASEQQSAPAQAAPTENYHQILSPMVGTFYRASSPDKAPFVNVGDRINEKSIVCILEAMKLMNELEAEVRGEIVDILVENGQLIEFGQPLFLVKPE; encoded by the coding sequence ATGTTTAAGCTGAGCGAGATTAAAGAATTGATCAAGCTGGTTGACGGTACTTCTGTACATGAACTTGAAATTGAAAACGATGGCGCACGCCTGATGATTCGTAAACCGGGCAAAACAGAAGTGGTGAATGTACAAGCCGCGTCAGTCGTTCCTACATATACGCAGGCTATTCAGCCACAGTTGAACGCACCGGCAGCAAGCGAGCAGCAGAGCGCGCCAGCGCAAGCGGCACCAACTGAGAACTATCACCAAATTCTCTCGCCGATGGTAGGAACGTTCTACCGCGCTTCTTCGCCAGATAAAGCGCCTTTCGTTAATGTGGGCGACCGCATCAATGAGAAGTCGATCGTATGTATTCTTGAAGCGATGAAGCTTATGAATGAACTTGAAGCGGAAGTTCGCGGCGAGATCGTCGACATTCTCGTTGAGAATGGTCAGCTTATCGAATTCGGGCAGCCGTTGTTCCTTGTTAAACCAGAGTAG
- the spoIIIAC gene encoding stage III sporulation protein AC, giving the protein MNFDVLAIFQIAGIGFIAAMIHTLLKQSGKEEYAHWATLVGFIIVLFMILRLLGELFQEIKTTFLFQ; this is encoded by the coding sequence ATGAACTTTGACGTATTGGCTATCTTTCAAATTGCCGGAATCGGTTTTATTGCCGCAATGATCCATACCCTTCTGAAGCAAAGCGGCAAGGAAGAATATGCGCATTGGGCGACGCTGGTCGGTTTTATCATTGTGCTGTTCATGATATTACGATTGCTCGGCGAGCTGTTCCAGGAAATTAAAACGACGTTCTTATTTCAATAA
- the spoIIIAD gene encoding stage III sporulation protein AD yields the protein MEIIQIVGLGLVAAALVLVLREQKPMFAFLLGAFTGLFIFLYVVGKIDTVLTVLEQLADRSGIPSIYLKTILKIIGIAYIAEFGSQIVRDAGQESIASKIEFAGKILILVLAVPIISVIVETVLGLLPVGS from the coding sequence TTGGAAATCATCCAAATTGTAGGGTTAGGTTTGGTTGCAGCAGCACTCGTTCTGGTTCTGCGGGAACAGAAGCCGATGTTCGCTTTTCTGTTAGGTGCTTTTACCGGACTGTTCATCTTCTTGTATGTCGTTGGCAAAATCGACACGGTGCTAACTGTGCTCGAGCAGCTTGCGGATCGGTCAGGCATTCCGTCGATCTACCTGAAGACGATACTCAAGATTATCGGTATCGCCTATATCGCTGAATTTGGTTCGCAGATCGTACGAGATGCCGGGCAGGAGAGCATCGCCTCCAAGATCGAGTTTGCCGGAAAAATACTCATTCTCGTTCTCGCGGTGCCGATCATCAGCGTCATCGTAGAAACAGTGCTCGGCCTGTTGCCGGTAGGGAGTTGA
- a CDS encoding DUF2273 domain-containing protein → MWREVWATYGGRITGVTTGIILGLLYFIVGFWDMVFFAFLLCIGYTVGKMKDEQRGPIFPWQRLSEWLMERWRPFK, encoded by the coding sequence ATGTGGAGGGAAGTCTGGGCAACCTACGGGGGACGGATAACCGGTGTAACAACAGGTATCATTCTTGGTCTTCTTTATTTTATTGTAGGTTTTTGGGATATGGTTTTCTTCGCCTTTCTCCTTTGTATCGGCTATACCGTCGGCAAAATGAAGGACGAGCAACGAGGTCCTATCTTTCCATGGCAGCGCCTTAGCGAGTGGCTTATGGAACGATGGAGACCGTTTAAATAA
- a CDS encoding SpoIIIAH-like family protein, producing the protein MNNKRQTIWLVSMLSLMVILSAYYLFTEDVGTPSNMVTDGTKQEQGTASNATEASGKAADDNGITVSEVTGNNDANAGTDAAAATNTKDSKDNAAATDKATTDNAAAAAADEETLKQLEKSGAVSESVFSQMQEKRDQKYYDEYNKLLASISDTKKDEKTAGAAVEQLNLLEDKSTKVTGLEEELTKQYSNAAVVSDDNNHYKVVVQSDKLERSQAESILSMVINELGVSPDQVTIQYVK; encoded by the coding sequence ATGAATAACAAAAGGCAAACGATTTGGCTGGTATCCATGTTAAGCTTAATGGTCATTTTGTCGGCTTATTATTTGTTCACCGAGGATGTAGGCACGCCTAGCAACATGGTCACCGATGGCACGAAGCAGGAGCAAGGAACAGCATCGAATGCAACAGAAGCTTCTGGCAAAGCGGCCGATGATAATGGCATTACGGTATCCGAAGTGACAGGCAACAATGATGCGAATGCAGGCACGGACGCGGCGGCAGCAACGAATACGAAAGACAGTAAGGATAACGCAGCAGCAACTGACAAAGCCACGACTGACAATGCAGCGGCAGCAGCTGCGGATGAAGAAACGCTCAAGCAGCTTGAGAAGTCCGGCGCCGTTAGCGAGAGTGTGTTTAGCCAAATGCAAGAGAAGCGCGATCAAAAATATTATGATGAGTACAACAAACTGCTAGCTTCGATCTCCGATACGAAGAAGGATGAGAAGACGGCAGGAGCCGCAGTCGAACAGCTGAACCTGCTTGAAGATAAGAGCACGAAGGTCACTGGACTTGAAGAAGAACTGACGAAGCAGTACAGCAATGCGGCAGTCGTATCTGATGACAATAATCACTACAAAGTCGTCGTTCAAAGCGACAAGCTTGAGCGCAGCCAAGCAGAGAGCATTCTCTCCATGGTCATTAATGAGCTAGGGGTATCGCCTGATCAAGTGACCATTCAATATGTAAAGTAA
- the spoIIIAG gene encoding stage III sporulation protein AG, producing the protein MAKWLDALESTVGGGRGGGGPKRVKTLRWLLILGGIGIALVILNSFLDYRQVPASDQQTTSSSTPPSDPAFNNSSHSDSPFGDIEHSLENRLKEILEKVVGVGTVDVLITVDSTEESVVQLNEKESQQITNESDKSGGKRTVTSITKEGQVVLYDTSGDKAPIIVKRLQPKIRGILIVAKGAENGTVRRLIVDAVEKGLNVAVNRISVIPRKHQ; encoded by the coding sequence TTGGCCAAATGGCTGGATGCGCTGGAGTCAACAGTTGGAGGCGGTCGTGGAGGTGGCGGGCCGAAGCGGGTGAAAACATTGCGCTGGCTGCTCATTCTCGGAGGGATCGGGATCGCGCTTGTCATCTTGAACTCTTTTCTCGACTATCGCCAAGTACCTGCTTCTGACCAGCAGACCACTTCCTCTAGCACGCCGCCGAGCGATCCTGCTTTCAATAATAGCAGTCATTCGGACAGCCCTTTCGGTGACATTGAGCATTCGCTGGAGAATCGGCTGAAGGAGATTTTAGAGAAGGTCGTTGGGGTCGGCACAGTCGATGTTCTGATTACGGTAGACTCCACCGAGGAATCGGTCGTACAGCTGAATGAGAAAGAATCGCAGCAAATTACGAATGAGAGTGACAAGAGTGGCGGCAAACGCACCGTAACTTCCATCACGAAGGAAGGTCAAGTGGTGCTATACGATACATCCGGCGATAAAGCCCCGATCATAGTGAAGAGGCTGCAGCCCAAGATTCGCGGCATTCTCATCGTAGCGAAGGGTGCAGAGAACGGTACGGTAAGACGGCTCATTGTCGACGCTGTCGAGAAGGGCCTTAATGTTGCGGTCAACCGAATCTCGGTTATTCCCCGCAAACACCAATAA